Proteins from one Nomia melanderi isolate GNS246 chromosome 3, iyNomMela1, whole genome shotgun sequence genomic window:
- the LOC116430258 gene encoding uncharacterized protein LOC116430258 isoform X2, translating into MRKKREQQKQAAVKAEVEKNKSLPGDDKIMNILSSTENQGLINNLLGIGKTLGLTGKQNANVPPPPPPPPATETATSTVQTSTMAPTPQGTSQLSTSQLPATNMVSSNAMTSSPWSSQQWAQQYNTGVNIPGFSNFQSMTGVPPPPFGTPPTQMPPPNFTQPPPNFPNVPNFSQPPPGFVGTDRQNSNIRPPVPPNIQGRPLPYGPNLNGPDGNHAVERLGQAGPMNNFDSMSHSNSFGNNDSNRQKDGTLSDRFSRDGIIDKQSNQFRPNDVYGQRNENYKFNDERLSENDQFRREDRNFQEHGNNQFGQQKMNFNNERFVPGNDRFGPGNNRFGPNDRFSLGNDRSGPGDNRFANERFGLPTERSGQGAEPANERFGISDRFSSNNEPYSPTGDRFNRNNLDRFDQKDIGDRRDSFSNAPRGFNRNNQFEPSDKLAPELKKLMEKRRAAMDVFRPSYLDSDKSSNVGSLSESFKKITGESPFVKNSGINNFGPRGPGPGNFRMPMDFKAQGNSDFGPRGPAGLGRNSSFDLRDGVPLRGPNSSPQQMQDISIESRPDVLSLVTDPGMIKDNNELVSGENQPDLANAQSTEQNIDTAHNNGPDNYPVQTAEIPLLEKIPWTEGQFPEGNVQKDSNTLKDGDNSSTNYIALEQGTQNVTTETVEPNQDLSNDDNSATKKSEVLPFMGENDPKPEDLNMEPPPEFPNLGPLTTDTIESTDPLRRTDEVHDIKESSSQPFLNNPECSTSRDNFDPAFGPRGMQFRPNTPFFGPRAPGDNRFPMFEPRGPMPFNPVGPNSYSLGPRGPTDGQFGPRGPNIGQFDPRGPNDGQFTSRGLSDAQFRPRGPNDGQFGPRGLNDGPFGPRGPGDGPFGPRGPNDGPFGPRGPNDGPFGPRGPNDGSFGPRGPNDGPFGPRGPNDGPFGPRGPGDGPFGPRGSNSGQFGPRGSNIGQFGPRYEGQFGQRRPNEGQFSLRGPNDGQFGPQGSNRQFGPSRPNDVSFDNRSLNNMQFTPRGPNDGQFKFSGPSDTLFGSRRNEGPYQRSPSGLKGTTEGPFPNRFNEKPFDTPADGTFVPQSGNDTFFPSQGPTDGSNDLFTTRDRQFDVKGINNMGLKSRENSEVSGNGGLFECKDQIQMEQTAQQGKFHTNDTQSTGWKQSYPKNSLSDVDQRSGQEFDYNEKAVLSQNEPFNQCVINNLERRSPLDAIKCNIPEMRTDKTMSELTIGETSSSSEYSKFNSPSMYAKRSMDSRQSQVRCTPVKEFCIEKQFNYNHGGAATDKKFIEHIPAKVIDYAHTSRSSIQDHLTPVQCFDYGHGNLKPLVPEREVHPKKDFRNWEESEQNLKEYTEKIRRYEHYSVKPDNRRSGDYGHRRNSEEYMEDKKSEREHREKEDYKAKDRDDRTFDHVSNKDQDNRYDKKANKERTRERNESSQKETNKENKDEDRSKGNINWQENSNKNIVETKPPDTSVTDAQHNVVEPAPKTLELAKTPNCTMVDDLLCTPGRQNRPPKMAIILRGPPGSGKSFVAKLIKDKEVEQGGSAPRILSLDDYFLVEKEIESTDDNGKKVIVKEMVYEYEEAMEQSYVISLVKAFKKNITDGFFNFIILDCINEKISDYEEMWSFAKTKGFKVYVCEMEMDLQICLKRNIHNRTEDEINRIIDYFEPTPSYHQKLDVNSMLQEQAIEEVHMEDSEETQEKVSQQNEDSQDSQEDVQDGVGVSKWERMEAEDKLDRLDGLAKKKNEGKVQTMKDFLQVPDYYNMEDTSGKKRVRWADLEERKEQEKMRAVGFVVGHTNWDRMMDPTKGGSALTRTKFFSLS; encoded by the exons ATGCGTAAAAAACGCGAACAACAGAAGCAAGCCGCTGTTAAAGCAGAAGTCGAGAAGAATAAGAGCTTACCTGGTgatgataaaataatgaatattctgtCGAGTACAGAGAATCAAGGATTGATCAACAATTTATTAGGCATTGGAAAAACTCTTGGTTTAACCGGGAAACAAAATGCTAACGTAcctccaccgccgccaccgccaccagCTACAGAGACTGCAACATCCACCGTTCAAACATCTACCATGGCACCCACCCCTCAAGGAACATCGCAGTTGTCAACATCTCAATTACCAGCTACGAACATGGTGTCTTCTAACGCAATGACTTCATCCCCTTGGAGTTCCCAGCAATGGGCACAGCAGTATAACACAGGAGTAAACATACCAGGCTTCTCCAACTTTCAATCCATGACCGGTGTGCCTCCACCACCTTTTGGTACACCACCCACGCAGATGCCTCCACCAAATTTTACACAGCCACCACCAAACTTTCCTAATGTTCCAAACTTCTCTCAGCCACCACCTGGTTTTGTTGGCACTGATAGACAAAACTCTAATATACGACCGCCAGTTCCACCAAATATACAAGGAAGACCTCTGCCATACGGTCCAAATTTAAATGGTCCCGATGGAAATCATGCTGTCGAGCGTCTAGGACAAGCTGGTCCCATGAATAACTTTGACTCGATGAGTCATTCGAATAGTTTTGGTAATAATGATTCTAATCGACAGAAAGATGGCACATTGTCAGATCGCTTTAGTCGAGATGGTATTATTGACAAACAGAGTAACCAGTTTCGACCTAATGACGTATACGGTCAACGAAACGAGAACTATAAATTTAATGATGAACGACTGTCTGAAAATGATCAGTTTAGAAGAGAAGATAGAAATTTTCAGGAACACGGAAATAATCAGTTCGGCCAACAGAAGATGAATTTCAACAATGAAAGATTTGTTCCTGGAAATGATCGTTTTGGACCAGGGAACAATCGTTTTGGTCCAAATGATCGATTCAGTTTAGGAAACGATCGTTCCGGACCTGGAGATAATAGATTTGCAAATGAAAGATTTGGACTGCCAACTGAAAGAAGTGGACAAGGAGCTGAACCTGCTAATGAACGTTTTGGAATAAGTGATAGGTTCAGCTCCAACAATGAACCGTATAGTCCAACGGGTGATAGattcaatagaaataatttGGATCGTTTCGATCAAAAAGATATAGGAGATAGACGGGATAGCTTTTCGAATGCTCCTCGTGgctttaatagaaataatcaaTTCGAACCGTCAGATAAATTAGCACCAGAATTGAAGAAACTTATGGAAAAACGGCGAGCTGCAATGGACGTCTTCAGACCAAGTTATCTAGACTCTGATAAAAGTAGTAACGTTGGTTCATTGAGCGAGAGTTTTAAGAAGATAACTGGCGAGTCTCCATTTGTGAAAAACTCTGGGATTAATAATTTTGGTCCCCGTGGTCCAGGTCCTGGTAACTTTAGAATGCCTATGGATTTCAAAGCTCAAGGAAATTCTGACTTTGGACCACGAGGTCCTGCAGGTCTTGGTCGCAATAGTTCATTTGACTTAAGAGACGGTGTTCCACTGAGAGGACCTAATTCTAGTCCACAGCAAATGCAAGACATTAGCATAGAATCAAGACCAGACGTTTTAAGTCTAGTGACTGACCCAGGCATGATTAAAGATAATAATGAACTTGTTAGTGGAGAGAACCAACCTGATCTGGCAAATGCTCAATCTACTGAACAAAATATCGATACTGCCCACAATAATGGTCCTGACAATTACCCAGTGCAAACTGCTGAGATTCCATTATTGGAGAAAATACCATGGACCGAGGGTCAGTTTCCTGAAGGTAATGTGCAAAAAGATTCTAATACTCTTAAGGATGGAGATAATTCATCTACCAATTACATTGCTTTAGAACAAGGTACTCAGAATGTGACAACTGAAACGGTAGAACCTAATCAAGACTTATCCAACGATGATAATAGTGCAACCAAAAAATCTGAAGTATTGCCCTTCATGGGAGAAAATGATCCAAAACCCGAAGACTTAAATATGGAACCTCCCCCAGAATTTCCGAATTTAGGACCCCTTACGACAGACACTATTGAAAGTACCGATCCTCTACGGAGGACAGATGAGGTACATGATATAAAGGAGTCTTCCTCGCAGCCTTTCTTAAACAATCCAGAATGTTCTACCTCTAGAGACAATTTTGATCCTGCATTTGGTCCAAGAGGAATGCAGTTTAGACCAAATACACCTTTCTTTGGACCTAGAGCTCCTGGTGACAATAGATTCCCTATGTTTGAGCCCAGAGGTCCAATGCCGTTCAATCCTGTTGGTCCGAATTCATATTCATTAGGACCGCGAGGTCCTACTGATGGACAATTCGGTCCACGAGGACCTAATATTGGACAGTTCGATCCACGAGGTCCTAACGATGGACAATTTACTTCAAGGGGACTTAGTGACGCACAGTTCCGTCCAAGAGGACCAAATGATGGTCAGTTCGGTCCAAGAGGTCTCAACGATGGACCATTTGGACCAAGAGGTCCTGGTGATGGACCGTTTGGACCAAGAGGCCCCAATGACGGGCCGTTTGGACCGAGAGGTCCCAACGATGGACCATTTGGACCAAGAGGTCCCAATGATGGATCATTTGGACCAAGAGGCCCTAATGACGGGCCGTTTGGACCAAGAGGCCCCAATGATGGACCATTCGGACCAAGAGGTCCTGGTGATGGACCATTTGGGCCAAGAGGCTCCAATAGCGGACAGTTTGGACCCAGAGGTTCTAATATTGGACAGTTTGGTCCCAGATACGAAGGACAATTTGGACAAAGAAGACCTAATGAAGGTCAGTTTAGTCTCAGAGGACCTAATGACGGACAGTTTGGACCTCAAGGGTCTAATAGACAGTTTGGTCCTAGCAGACCAAATGATGTGTCTTTTGATAATCGGAGTCTTAACAATATGCAGTTCACTCCTAGAGGACCGAATGATGGGCAATTTAAATTCTCAGGTCCAAGCGATACGTTATTTGGTTCACGTCGCAACGAGGGTCCGTACCAGCGAAGTCCGAGTGGTTTAAAAGGTACAACCGAAGGACCGTTTCCCAATCGATTCAATGAGAAACCATTTGACACTCCTGCCGATGGAACTTTCGTACCACAAAGTGGAAACGACACGTTTTTTCCATCGCAAGGTCCAACAGATGGTTCAAATGATTTGTTCACTACTCGAGACAGACAGTTTGATGTCAAAGGAATTAATAATATGGGTCTCAAGAGTAGGGAAAACTCAGAAGTCAGTGGTAATGGAGGATTGTTTGAATGTAAGGATCAAATACAGATGGAACAAACCGCCCAACAGGGGAAGTTTCATACTAATGATACGCAAAGTACAGGGTGGAAGCAATCATATCCTAAAAATAGTTTAAGTGATGTCGACCAGAGATCTGGACAAGAGTTTGACTATAACGAGAAAGCTGTGCTTAGTCAAAATGAACCATTTAATCAGTGCGTAATAAATAATCTAGAAAGAAGATCTCCTTTAGATGCAATCAAATGTAATATACCAGAGATGAGGACAGACAAGACTATGAGCGAATTAACAATTGGGGAGACGTCTTCGAGCTCTGAATACTCAAAGTTCAATAGTCCTAGTATGTATGCAAAACGGTCGATGGATAGTCGACAATCTCAGGTTAGATGTACACCTGTTAAAGAATTTTGTATagagaaacaatttaattataatcatGGTGGGGCTGCTACtgataaaaaattcattgaacaTATACCTGCTAAAGTAATTGATTATGCTCACACTTCTCGTTCATCGATTCAGGATCACTTAACTCCTGTACAGTGCTTCGATTATGGACACGGTAACTTGAAACCACTGGTACCAGAGCGTGAAGTACACCCGAAAAAAGATTTTAGAAATTGGGAAGAGAGTGAACAGAACTTGAAAGAATATACAGAGAAAATAAGAAGATACGAGCATTATTCGGTTAAACCGGATAATAGAAGATCAGGAGATTATGGTCACAGAAGAAACAGCGAAGAGTATATGGAAGATAAAAAATCTGAAAGAGAGCATAGGGAAAAAGAAGACTACAAGGCAAAAGATAGAGATGATAGAACATTTGATCATGTATCTAACAAAGATCAGGATAATCGATACGATAAAAAAGCTAATAAAG AAAGAACACGGGAAAGAAATGAATCGAGCCAAAaggaaacaaataaagaaaacaaagacGAGGACAG ATCGAAAGGGAATATAAACTGGCAGGAGAACTCGAACAAGAACATCGTTGAGACAAAGCCACCAGATACCAG TGTTACAGATGCCCAACACAATGTGGTGGAACCTGCACCAAAGACTTTGGAGTTGGCGAAAACGCCAAACTGCACAATGGTGGATGACTTACTGTGTACTCCTGGTCGCCAGAATAGACCACCAAAAATGGCCATTATCTTAAGGGGTCCTCCAGGCAGTGGGAAATCGTTTGTTGCGAAACTGATTAAG GACAAAGAAGTAGAACAAGGAGGCTCTGCACCAAGGATTTTAAGCCTAGATGACTACTTcttagttgagaaagaaatagaatCTACCGATGATAATGGCAAGAAAGTGATCGTCAAG GAAATGGTCTATGAATATGAAGAAGCAATGGAGCAAAGTTATGTGATATCGTTGGTAAAGgcatttaagaaaaatattaccgACGGTTTCTTTAACTTTATAATACTTGACTGTATTAACGAAAAAATCTCTGACTACGAAGAAATGTGGAGCTTTGCTAAAACTAAAGGTTTCAAA GTGTATGTATGCGAAATGGAAATGGACTTACAAATCTGTTTAAAAAGGAACATTCATAATCGCACGGAAGACGAAATAAACAGGATTATAGACTATTTTGAACCAACGCCAAGTTACCATCAAAAACTAGATGTTAATTCAATGTTGCAAGAACAAGCAATTGAAGAG GTTCATATGGAAGATAGTGAAGAAACACAAGAAAAAGTATCACAACAAAACGAGGATAGTCAAGATAGTCAAGAGGATGTTCAAGATGGTGTT GGAGTAAGCAAGTGGGAACGCATGGAAGCGGAAGATAAATTAG ATCGTTTAGATGGTCTCGCGAAGAAAAAGAATGAAGGAAAAGTTCAAACAATGAAAGACTTTCTTCAGGTTCCTGATTACTATAATATGGAGGATACTTCTGGTAAAAAACGC GTAAGATGGGCAGACTTAGAAGAACGGAAAGAACAGGAGAAAATGCGTGCTGTAGGATTCGTCGTTGGCCACACCAACTGGGATCGTATGATGGATCCAACGAAAGGAGGAAGCGCTTTAACACGCACAAA GTTTTTCTCGCTATCGTAA